CGAGCGGCAGCGGCGGCACGCTGAGCCCGGCGACGGCGCGCACCAGGTCCGGCCGGAGCGCCGCGGCGGTCCAGGCCACCGGCGCACCCCAGTCGTGGCCGACGACCACGGCCTGCTCCGCGCCGAGCGCGCCGATCAGGGCCGTCACGTCCCCCACCAGGTGCAGCAGGGTGTACGCGTCCACGTCCTCCGGCTGCTCGCTGCGCGCGTACCCGCGCTGGTCGGGGGCGACGACGCGGTAGCCGGCGGCGGCGAGCGGGTCGAACTGGTGCCGCCAGGAGTACCAGCTCTCCGGAAAGCCGTGCAGCAGCAGGACCAGTGGGCCCTCACCCTGCTCGGCGATGTGCAGTCGGACACCGTTCACCTCGACGTCGCCGTGCTTGGTCGCGTCGCTCAACTCCCGCTCCCCGGGTCGCTCCGATTCGGCCGTTCGACCCGACCCTGCCCAGCCGGTCACCCGGGGAATCCCCCAGAACGCGGCCGAGGCCGCCCCGGAAACTCCGGGGCGGCCTCGGCGTCTTGGCGATGCGTCAGTTCACCGTGTAGCTGTAGGGGATCGCCGCCAGCACTCCACCGGTGGTGCCGAGGAAGTTGTTGGCGGTGGCCACAGCGGTCGGGGCGGACACCAGGTACAGCACGCCGTGGACGGTGCTGCCCTTCGGGCCGGTCGGGGTGAGGGTCACCTGCAGCGAGCCCGTCGCGCCCGGCGCGACGGTCACCGGGTTGGCGGCCGCAGCCGAGGCGTTGACCGCGGCGGCGTACGGGTCGCCGGTGCTGGAGGTCAGCGCCGGGTCGAACGCCTGGGTGTGCGCGGTCGCGGTGATGGTGGCGGTACCGGCCGGGGCACCGGCGGTGCCGAACGGGCCGATCTGCTGCACGAAGGTGCTCCACATGCCGGGGACGATCGGCTGCGCGGCGGAGCCGCCGTAGCCGGCGACCGAGATGGTCGAGCCGTCCTGGGCCTTCTTCAGGTCACCGAAGAGGTCCGGCGAGCCGGTGGTGGCGCTCAGCTCCAGCTGGGCCGGGGTCGAGGACGCCGCCACCGCCTTCACCTGGTCGGTGCCCGGCGGGACGAGGAAGGCCGGCACCGAGGAGGTGAGGCTCAGCGGCAGGGTGACCGAGGCCGAGGCGCCCTGCGGCACCAGCGGCACGTCGGTGCGGCGGTCGAGGCGACCGTCGGCCGAGATCTTCTGCGTCGCCACGGTGTTGTTGGTGTAGTTCACCTGGACGGTCACCGGCTTGCCGGCGGCCAGCTTGGTGCGCGCGTCGTTCGGCAGGCCGGCGGCGGTGGCGCGGTTCTGGTTGAACGCGATCGTGCCGGCGAAGTCCTGGCTGAGCTCCTGGCCGCTGACCGAGCCGACCACGTTCAGGACGAACCGCCAGCGGCCGGCGGCCGGGTTGACGGTGGAGGCCGAGACGCCCGCGGTGGTGCTGGTCAGGTTGCCCTGCGCGTCGAGGATGCCGTTGCCCTCGACGTCGATCGGGGTGCCGTTCGGGCTGATCAGCGCGCCCTGCATGAGCAGCTTGGAGTCCTTGACGGTGACGCCGACCCGCAGGTCCTTCTGGCCCTTCGGGACGTCGAACGCGTAGGAGAAGCTCTGCGTCGGCGAGCTGCCGCGGCCGTTGCCACCGGTGATGGTGCCGGTGAAGGTGCCGCCGTTCTGGTTCAGCGGGACGAGGCTGCGCAGGACCACCGGCACGCTGGTGGTGGTGCCGTCGGAGCTGGAGACGGTGATCGCCTCGCTGGAGTCGCCGCTGGTCGCCGGGACGGTGACCTGGGCCTTCAGGGTCTTCGTCTGACCCGGCTGCAGGTCGACGACGTTCGGGCCCACGGAGCCGGCCGGCACCGCGCGCTGGGTGGAGGTGCCCAGCTGGACCGCGCCGTTGTAGCCGGCCTTGCCCGCCGGGGTGTAGAGGATCGCGGTCCACTCGCCGGCGACCGGGTGCGGGACGTCCACCAGGCCGTAGTTGGCCGGGGTGGCACCGCCCTGCGGGCGGGTGTTGGTCTCGAACTTCCCGGACGGGTCGAGCAGCGTCATGCGGACGACCGGGCCGTTGACGACCGGGGTGGCCGCACCCTGCCAGGCGATCGACGCCGCGAGGCGGTCGGCGCCGGCCGGGACGGTGAACTTGACCTGCTTCTGCACCCAGGTGGCGCCGTTGGTGGCGTACTTGAAGGTGTCGGTGGAGGCGGTGTCCAGCTGGACGGTCTGCTGGTTGCTCGACTGCGGCACGAAGCTGCGGGTCGCGGCGGTCACCGTCTGCTTGGTGTCACTGGTGTTGGTGACGCTCACGTCGGTGGTGTGGGTCGAGCCGGGGGCGCCGGCGATGTCGACCTGGCCGGTGTTGACGACGACCGCGTTGCTGCCCGGGGTGCCGTCGCCGTCCTGGATGCCGCGGGCGGCCTCGACGGCGGCGCGGACGTTCAGCAGGCCGGCGCCCTGCTCCTCGGCCGGCACGCCGAGGTCCTGGGCGGTGCCGGTGAGGAGCTTCTTCACCAGGGCCGGGGACGGCGAGTCGCCGCCGTGGGTGTCGCGGAAGGCCTGGATGACCAGGGCCGCGGCGCCGGTGACGAACGGCGCGGCCTGGCTGGTGCCGCCGAACGACTGGATCGGCTGGCCGGTGCCGCCGAAGCCCTTGCAGTCGGTGTACTTGGTGAGGTCGGGCGAGCACAGCGCCCAGTCCGACTCGCCCGGGGCGACCAGGTCGACCGTGCGGCCGGCCTGGGTGAAGCCACCCGAGGACAGCGCGGAGATGCGGCTGTTGCTCCAGGTCTTGTTGGAGAACTGCGCGGCCGCGTAACCGGTCTGCTGGTAGTTCTGGTTGTCCGTGGAGGCGCCGACCGCGATCACGTTCGGGTCGGTGGCCGGGGTGCCGATGGTGCCGCTGAGACCGGCGTCACCGGAGGACACGGCGACCGTCACACCGGCCTTGACGGCCTGGTCGTTGAAGAGCGCGATGGTGTCGTGGGCACCGGAGTCCGGGGTGACGTTGCCACCGAAGGACTCGTTCAGCACGTCGACGTGGGAGACCCGCACCGCGTAGTCGATCGCCTGCAGGATCGACGAGTTGGACATGACCTCGCCGCCGGCCTTCAGCGCGACCAGGTCGGCGTCCGGGGCGAGCCCGCGGACGCGGATGTTGCAGCCGGCCGGGAGCGGGTGCGAGGCGTTGACGAACTTGGAGACGTCGTACACCTGGCGGCCCTGGGCGATGACCGCCGAGGCGTCGCCGAAGGCCTCCGCGCCACCGGTCGGCGCGTTGATGCCGTCGCCCGCGAAGTCCTGGTAGTCGACGACGGCGTGCGAGCCGTCGGCCCGGATGAAGTCCGGGTTGTTCGGGTCGAGGCCGTCCGCGATGTAGGCGACCTTCACACCCTTGCCGGTGGCCAGGTCGGCCGCGCCGGGCCGGCCGTTGGCGCCGACCGCGCGGGTCGAGTACAGGCCCTCCGGCTCCAGCAGCGGCTTGCTCGGGTCGGACGGACAGACCGTGTTGGTCGCGATCTCCTCCGGGCCCTGGCCGTTGCTGCCCGAAACGGCCTGCGGGGCGGCGGCGGCCTTCGGGGCCTCGGCGGTCTCGGCCGCCTTGGCCTTGGCCTTGGTGGCGGCCGGCGGGGCGACGGTGACCTGAGTGTCCGCCACCACGGAGGCGACGGACGGGTCGGCCTGGAGCTGGGCCCGCAGAGCCGGGCTGACGGTGGCCGAGAAGGCGTTGCCGACCACGAAGCTCTTGATGTTGGTGCCGCCGTTGGCCTTGACCTTCGCCAGCAACGGGGCCTGCGCGTTGGCGGCCTTCTGCTGGCGCGCGCCCAGGTGGCCGTGGTCGGCCGGGGCGTCCGCGATCTGGTCCTTGAGAATCACGATCACCGGCACCGGGGTCCCGTCCGCCGACGCCGCCGGGGCGTTCGGGGAGTCGGGGATCGGAGCGCCGTTCGCGGTGGTCCCGAAGCCGAGGACCATGGACGCGGCGGTGACCGTGACGGCAGCTGCTAGCTGGGATTTCCGCCAGCCGATCAATGGACATCCTTTCGTCTGATGAGACGTCAGGTTGCACGGTACAGGCACACGCGGGCCCTGGTCGGTCGCGTGGTTGCTCCGGACCGCACGTCCCGACAGCGGACGCATTCCAGCGCATCCGACACGACCACGACAAGGGGGGAAATCCCCATCAGAAAGTAAAAATGACCATCAGAAAGTAAAATGGGCAGGGGATATCAGGCCAATCACCGACCTTTTCCCCGCTCAGGCCTGCGAAGTGGTGCCCGATCAGCCCGGACACCCCACTGGCGAACTCTGGACACTGGCGTACAACCGCCATCGGGTACCGGTCGAAAACGGACCTCACCCGGAGCCGTCCCACGGTCTTCCCCGCCACCCGCCCGTCAAACCGGTCGACTTCGGCCGGGGCGTCCGCGGACGAACACCCCGGCCCGGGCCGGCTCAGGACATCGGTGGGGCCGACCGGCGAGGCGGGCGCCGTCGGGGCTGAAAAGAGCTTGGTGGCCGGAGAATGCTCAACCCCCGAGGAGTTGCCGGAAATGGCCGTCCACACCGGCAGTGCAACGCGGCCGATCCCGGCTCAGCCCCGCCGCGCGGAGGGGATCGAGAGCACGATGCCCAGCACCAGCAATGCGGCGTACCCGACGGTCTCGTGGCCGGACGGGACGAGGAAGCGGACGAAGCCGAACAGCCGGAAGCCCCCCAGGTGGCCGGCGAGCAGGCCGGACGCGCTGCCGAGGATCAGGACGAAACCGAGATAGCCGAGCAGGTGCTTCATACCGGAAGCCTAGGAATCCGCCCGCGCCCGGTAGTCCGACTTTCGGCGCGACCAGGCGTCACCAAAGTCGCGCCGGACGCGTCCCGGCGTGGGTTGCGGTCCGGTCTCCGGACGGAGCAGCAGGCACGGCGGCCCGGCGGCGGCCCGGGTACGTTCGCCGTGTGCAGCAGATGTCACAGCGGGTCGGCAGGCTGGCCGCGGTGTCGGCGGTGTCCGCCCTGGTGCTCGCCGTCGGCGCGCCGACGGCGTCCGGGCAGGACTCCACCACCACCGTCGTCGGCGGGGAGCGGCTCGGCCGCCCGGCCGTCCAGGTCGCCCCGCTGGCCGGCGCGCCGGCACTGCCGAGCGAGCTCACCGGGCGGTCCTGGCTGGTCGCCGACGCCGGCACCGGCGAGGTGCTCGCCGCCCGCGACGCCCATCTGCCGCTGCCTCCGGCCAGCACCCTCAAGATGCTGTTCGCGGACACCGTGCTGCCGAAGTTCGACCGCTCCCTGGAGCACCAGGTGACCGCGGCCGAGCTGGCCAACCTGGGCGTCGGCAGCAGCCTGGTCGGCGTCAAGGAGAACCTGCCGTACCGGGTCGAGGACCTGTGGCGGGGCGTCTTCCTCAGCTCCGGCAACGACGCGGTGCACGTCCTCGCCCACATGAACGGCGGCGTCCAGCAGACCGTCACCGAGATGCAGGCCCGCGCCCTGGCCCTCCAGGCCCGCGACACCAGGGTGCTCTCCCCCGACGGCTACGACATGGACGGACAGGTCTCCTCGGCGTACGACCTCACGCTGTTCGCCCGGGCCGGGCTGCGCAACGCCGACTTCCGCTCCTACTGCTCCACCCGCACCGCCCCCTTCCCCGGCGGAATGGACACCGTCACCGGCCGGCGCATCACCTTCGACATCGCCAACACCGACCGGCTGCTCGGCAAGTACCCCGGCCTGATCGGCGTCAAGAACGGCTACACCAGCAAGGCGGGCGCCACCTTCACCGGCGCCGCCGAACGCGGCGGCCGGACCCTGCTGGTGACAGTGATGCACCCGGAGACCCAGGGCAAGGTGTACGACGAGGCCGCCGGGCTGCTCGACTGGGGCTTCGCGGCGATCGGCAAGGTCCAGCCGGTCGGGCAGCTGGTCGAGGACACCGCGCCCACACCGGCCGGCCCCACCGGCTCCGCGCCCGCCGCCGAGGTGCGCCCGCACGCCGCCCGGGACGGCGGCCCCGGCCTCGGCCCGGCCGCCTGGACGGCCGTCCTGCTCGGCGCGGCCCTCGCCCTGTGGACCGCACGCCGCACGGCGTCACGCCTGCGCCTCGCCTCGGCCGTCCCCGCCGAGGCACCGCCACCGCCGCTCGCCGTCCCCGAGGCGGGTGCCACCGCCGCCGGCGGCTCCACCGGCGTCGGCGGCCGCGGCCGGAGCCGCCTGGTCCGCCGCGCCCGGGCCCTCGTCCGGTCCGCCCGCGCCCACCGCTGAACCGGCGGAGCGCGAGGGAGCTCCGGTGACGGCGGCACGGGACGCCGGGCCGGGCGCTCTACACTTCCCGCCATGACCACCCCCGACCCCGCCTCCCAGGACCGGCTCGCCCGGATCGTCCGCCTCTCCTCCGGGAGCTACCTGCTCGTCACCACCTACAAGAAGGACGGCACCGCCGTGCCGACCCCGGTCTGGGTGGTCCGCGACGGCGAGGCGCTCGGCATCTGGACCGCCGTGGACTCCTGGAAGGTCAGGCGCATCCGCAACCGCGCCGACGTCCTGGTCGGTCCCTGCGACGTCAAGGGCCGCCCGACCGGCGAGCAGTACCCCGCCACGGCCGAGATCCTCGGGCCCGAGCGGACCGCCGCCTACCGCACCCTGCTGCGGCAGAAGTACGGCCTGCTCGGCGTGCTCACCCTCCTCGGCAGCCGCCTGCGGCGCGGCGAGCGCGGCACCGTCGGGATCCGGATCACGCTCGCGGACTGAGCCCGCCACTCCGGGCCGGATACCCCTCTCGAACCCCCCCCGGCCGGGGCGCGGCGTGGCAGGCTTGCCGCCCATGGGAGAGAACGAGACCGGCCGGAGCCGCCCGCTGCTCATCGTGGACGGCGCCAACGTCGTCGGGTCGGTGCCCGACGGCTGGTGGCGCGACCGGCGGGGCGCCGCCGAGCGGCTGCGCGACGCGCTCGTCGCCGTCGCCGCGCAGGGCCTGCCGGGGCGGGCCGGCCCGCTGGAGGTCGTGCTGGTCGTCGAGGGCGCGGCGCGCGGCGTGACCGGGCGGCCCGAGGTCCGGGTGGTCGCCGCGACCGGCAGCGGCGACGACCGCGTCGTCGACCTGGTCCGGGCGGCCAAGGCCGACCACCCCGACCGGGACTGCCTGGTCGTCACCGCCGACCGCGAGCTGCGCACCCGGGTCGCCGCCCTCGGCGCGGACGTCACCGGCCCTCGCGCCGTCCGGCCGTAGACGCCGTCAGTACCGCACGGCTTTCACCACCACCGGCAGCAGCCGCTCGTCCGTCGGACGGCGGCTGAACGCCACCGGGGTGGCCTGCCCGTCGCGGGGGATGTGCTCGGCGCCGACGACGGCGCTGTCGACCGTGTTGCCGCTGGTGTCGGTGAAATCCACCTGCACGGCGTAGGAGGCCGTGTCGATGCCGGTGTTCTCGATCGTGACGAAGACGGCGGGCAGACCCCCGCTGGCCTCGCGCGGCACCTCGGTGAGCGTGACCGAGCCGAGGGCGTTGCCGCCGTCGGGTTCCTGGGCCAGGACGGAGGCCGCCTTGTCGTGGACCATCACCTGCTGTGCGTCCGCCGAGGCGGCGAACGCGGCGGCCGAGGCGGCCGCCGACGCCAGGGCCGAGGCGAGCGCGGACGGCGACGCGGCCGCCGAGGCCGAAGCCGACTCGGACGGCGCTGCCGAGGCGGACTCGGAGGGCGTCGGGCTCGAGGTCCGGACGATCGCCGCATTGGTCGACGAGCTGCTGCACGCCACCAGGACGGCGCCGGCGGCCAGACCGGCGGCCAGACCGGCCGCGCGGGGCGCCGTCCAGCGGCGGGAGCTGGGGAGGGTGTGGAGTTCGCGCACCGGGGTTCTCTCTTCTCGCTCGGCGTCCGGCGGCCGGTGGCCCGTATGCACCCCATGCTTCGGGGCGTTGCGGCGCGACGGCGAGACCTGCGCGCCCGTTCGGGTGGAGGGGTCGCCACGAGGTGTTCCGCCGTGTCGGACGGTACGGGAACCAATGCCGGCCGCCGCCCGACTGGTGGGGCGTGAGTGCGAAGTCGCCGGGTGTCCGGCCGTCGAGTGTGCTGGCGGGGTTCGCCCTGCTGCTGGTGGTGGTGTTCGTGGTGGCGTATGCCGTGGGCCGTCAGGCGGGGCCGGTGTCGCCGGGGCTGACGCCCGGGCGCGGGGGCGGCGGCACGCCCGGGATGAGCGGGCACGACATGGGCGGCATGCGGTGAGCTCCGTCGCGGGGGCCGACGCCGGGGAGCTGGTGAGCACCGATCTGGCGGTCGGCGGGATGACCTGTGCGGCGTGCGTGGGCCGGGTGGAGAAGCGGCTGGCGCGGATCGACGGGGTGACGGCCGGGGTGAACCTGGCGACCGGGCGGGCGCGCGTGCTGCATCCGGCCGGGGTGTCCGTCGCGGAGCTCGTGGCGGCCGTCGAACGGGCCGGCTACACCGCCGAGTTGGCGCCTGCGGGCGCGGCCGCCGGACCGGCCGAGGAGGATCCTGACGAGCGGCGGCGGCTGTTGGTCACCGCGCTGCTGGCCGTCCCGGTGCTGGTGCTGTCGATGGTGCCGTCGCTGCAGTTCCCGGCCTGGCAGTGGGTGTGCTTCGCCCTGGCCGTCCCGGTGGTGACGTGGGGTTCGGCCTGCTTCCACCGCCGGGCGTGGCAGGGCCTGCGGCACGCGGCGGCGACCATGGACACGCTGGTCGGCCTGGGTGTGCTGGCGTCCTTCGGCTGGTCGGCGTACGCGCTGCTGTTCGGCGGGGCCGGGCAGGTCGGCATGCGGATGCCGTTCTCGCTCACCGCCGACGGCAGCGGCGCGGCGCACGTGTACCTGGAGGCGGCCGTCGGGGTGCCGCTTTTCGTGCTGGCCGGGCGGCTGCTGGAGGGCCGGGTGCGGCGGCGCAGCGGTTCGGCGCTGCGGGCGCTCGCCGAGCTGGGTGCGAAGGAGGTGTGCGTCCGGGGCGCGGAGAGCGGCGAGGAGCGGCTGCTGCCGGTCGAACTGCTGCTGCCGGGGCAGGAGTTCGTGGTGCGGCCGGGCGAGCGGGTGGCCACCGACGGGGTCGTCGTCGAGGGCGGCTCGGCGCTGGACCTGAGTCTGCTGACCGGGGAGAGCGTGCCGGTGGAGGTCGGCCCGGGGGACGCGGTGGCGGGTGCGACGGTGAACGTCGGCGGCGCGCTGGTGGTGCGGGCGACGGCGGTCGGCGCGGACACCCAACTGGCGCGGATCACCGCGCTGGTGGCGGACGCCCAGGCCGGGAAGGCCCGGGCGCAGCGGCTCGCGGACACGGTCGCCGGGGTGTTCGTGCCGTGCGTGCTCGCGGTGGCGGTGTGCGTGCTGGGCTTCTGGCTCGGCGCCGGCGCGGCCCCGCAGGCGGCGGTGACGGCGGCGGTCGCGGTGCTGGTGGTGGCGTGCCCGTGCGCGCTGGGCCTGGCCACGCCGACGGCGCTGCTGGCGGCGACCGGCCGGGGCGCGGAGCTGGGGGTGCTGGTGCGTGGCCCGGAGGTGCTGGAGAGCCTGCGGCGGATCGACACCGTGGTGCTGGACAAGACCGGGACGCTGACCACCGGGCGGATGGAGCTGGCGTCGGTCACCGTGGCCGAGGGCTTCGGCGAGGAGGACGCGCTGCGGCTGGCCGGCGCGGTCGAGCACCGCTCCGAGCACCCGATCGGGCGGGCCGTCGCGGCGGCGGCCCGGGAGCGCTGCGGGGCGCTGCCGGCGGTGACCGGCTTCGCGGCCGCGGCCGGGGTCGGGGTGTCCGGGACGGTCGAGGGCCGGGCCGTCCGGGTGGTCCGTCCCGACGAGGTCTCCGGGCCTCACGAGCTGGCCGGGGCGGTGGCGGCGGCCGGGGACGCGGGCCGCACGGCGGTGGTGGTCGAGCTGGACGGGCGGGCCGCGGCGGTGCTCGCTGTCGGTGACACGCTGCGCTCGGGCAGCTGGCGGGCGCTCCACCGGCTGCGCGGGATGGGCCTGGAGACGGTCCTGCTCACCGGGGACGGCCCGGGTGCGGCCCGAGCGGTGGCCCGCGAGCTGGGCATCGGGCAGGTGCACGCCGGCGCCTCGCCCGAGCGCAAGGCCGAGGTGGTGGCCGAGCTGAAGGCCGCCGGGCGGACGACGGCGGTGGTCGGCGACGGGGTCAACGACGCGGTGGCACTGGCCTCGGCGGACCTCGGGGTGGCGCTGGCCTCGGGCAGCGACGCCGCGATCGGGGCCGCCGGGCTGACCCTGGTGCGGGGAGACATCGAGGCGGTGGTGGACGCCGTCCGGCTGGCCCGGCGGACGCTCGCGACGATCCGGGCCAACCTGCTGTGGGCGTTCGGGTACAACGTGGTGCTGATCCCGCTGGCGGCGGTCGGCCTGCTCAACCCGATGCTGGCGGCGGTGGCGATGTCGCTCAGCTCGCTGCTG
The nucleotide sequence above comes from Streptomyces kaniharaensis. Encoded proteins:
- a CDS encoding PIN domain-containing protein, with protein sequence MGENETGRSRPLLIVDGANVVGSVPDGWWRDRRGAAERLRDALVAVAAQGLPGRAGPLEVVLVVEGAARGVTGRPEVRVVAATGSGDDRVVDLVRAAKADHPDRDCLVVTADRELRTRVAALGADVTGPRAVRP
- a CDS encoding D-alanyl-D-alanine carboxypeptidase family protein, coding for MSQRVGRLAAVSAVSALVLAVGAPTASGQDSTTTVVGGERLGRPAVQVAPLAGAPALPSELTGRSWLVADAGTGEVLAARDAHLPLPPASTLKMLFADTVLPKFDRSLEHQVTAAELANLGVGSSLVGVKENLPYRVEDLWRGVFLSSGNDAVHVLAHMNGGVQQTVTEMQARALALQARDTRVLSPDGYDMDGQVSSAYDLTLFARAGLRNADFRSYCSTRTAPFPGGMDTVTGRRITFDIANTDRLLGKYPGLIGVKNGYTSKAGATFTGAAERGGRTLLVTVMHPETQGKVYDEAAGLLDWGFAAIGKVQPVGQLVEDTAPTPAGPTGSAPAAEVRPHAARDGGPGLGPAAWTAVLLGAALALWTARRTASRLRLASAVPAEAPPPPLAVPEAGATAAGGSTGVGGRGRSRLVRRARALVRSARAHR
- a CDS encoding heavy metal translocating P-type ATPase; amino-acid sequence: MTCAACVGRVEKRLARIDGVTAGVNLATGRARVLHPAGVSVAELVAAVERAGYTAELAPAGAAAGPAEEDPDERRRLLVTALLAVPVLVLSMVPSLQFPAWQWVCFALAVPVVTWGSACFHRRAWQGLRHAAATMDTLVGLGVLASFGWSAYALLFGGAGQVGMRMPFSLTADGSGAAHVYLEAAVGVPLFVLAGRLLEGRVRRRSGSALRALAELGAKEVCVRGAESGEERLLPVELLLPGQEFVVRPGERVATDGVVVEGGSALDLSLLTGESVPVEVGPGDAVAGATVNVGGALVVRATAVGADTQLARITALVADAQAGKARAQRLADTVAGVFVPCVLAVAVCVLGFWLGAGAAPQAAVTAAVAVLVVACPCALGLATPTALLAATGRGAELGVLVRGPEVLESLRRIDTVVLDKTGTLTTGRMELASVTVAEGFGEEDALRLAGAVEHRSEHPIGRAVAAAARERCGALPAVTGFAAAAGVGVSGTVEGRAVRVVRPDEVSGPHELAGAVAAAGDAGRTAVVVELDGRAAAVLAVGDTLRSGSWRALHRLRGMGLETVLLTGDGPGAARAVARELGIGQVHAGASPERKAEVVAELKAAGRTTAVVGDGVNDAVALASADLGVALASGSDAAIGAAGLTLVRGDIEAVVDAVRLARRTLATIRANLLWAFGYNVVLIPLAAVGLLNPMLAAVAMSLSSLLVVGNSLRLRTWQPGRGARKGARA
- a CDS encoding PPOX class F420-dependent oxidoreductase gives rise to the protein MTTPDPASQDRLARIVRLSSGSYLLVTTYKKDGTAVPTPVWVVRDGEALGIWTAVDSWKVRRIRNRADVLVGPCDVKGRPTGEQYPATAEILGPERTAAYRTLLRQKYGLLGVLTLLGSRLRRGERGTVGIRITLAD
- a CDS encoding S8 family serine peptidase translates to MIGWRKSQLAAAVTVTAASMVLGFGTTANGAPIPDSPNAPAASADGTPVPVIVILKDQIADAPADHGHLGARQQKAANAQAPLLAKVKANGGTNIKSFVVGNAFSATVSPALRAQLQADPSVASVVADTQVTVAPPAATKAKAKAAETAEAPKAAAAPQAVSGSNGQGPEEIATNTVCPSDPSKPLLEPEGLYSTRAVGANGRPGAADLATGKGVKVAYIADGLDPNNPDFIRADGSHAVVDYQDFAGDGINAPTGGAEAFGDASAVIAQGRQVYDVSKFVNASHPLPAGCNIRVRGLAPDADLVALKAGGEVMSNSSILQAIDYAVRVSHVDVLNESFGGNVTPDSGAHDTIALFNDQAVKAGVTVAVSSGDAGLSGTIGTPATDPNVIAVGASTDNQNYQQTGYAAAQFSNKTWSNSRISALSSGGFTQAGRTVDLVAPGESDWALCSPDLTKYTDCKGFGGTGQPIQSFGGTSQAAPFVTGAAALVIQAFRDTHGGDSPSPALVKKLLTGTAQDLGVPAEEQGAGLLNVRAAVEAARGIQDGDGTPGSNAVVVNTGQVDIAGAPGSTHTTDVSVTNTSDTKQTVTAATRSFVPQSSNQQTVQLDTASTDTFKYATNGATWVQKQVKFTVPAGADRLAASIAWQGAATPVVNGPVVRMTLLDPSGKFETNTRPQGGATPANYGLVDVPHPVAGEWTAILYTPAGKAGYNGAVQLGTSTQRAVPAGSVGPNVVDLQPGQTKTLKAQVTVPATSGDSSEAITVSSSDGTTTSVPVVLRSLVPLNQNGGTFTGTITGGNGRGSSPTQSFSYAFDVPKGQKDLRVGVTVKDSKLLMQGALISPNGTPIDVEGNGILDAQGNLTSTTAGVSASTVNPAAGRWRFVLNVVGSVSGQELSQDFAGTIAFNQNRATAAGLPNDARTKLAAGKPVTVQVNYTNNTVATQKISADGRLDRRTDVPLVPQGASASVTLPLSLTSSVPAFLVPPGTDQVKAVAASSTPAQLELSATTGSPDLFGDLKKAQDGSTISVAGYGGSAAQPIVPGMWSTFVQQIGPFGTAGAPAGTATITATAHTQAFDPALTSSTGDPYAAAVNASAAAANPVTVAPGATGSLQVTLTPTGPKGSTVHGVLYLVSAPTAVATANNFLGTTGGVLAAIPYSYTVN